From a region of the Alnus glutinosa chromosome 1, dhAlnGlut1.1, whole genome shotgun sequence genome:
- the LOC133861525 gene encoding uncharacterized protein LOC133861525, with amino-acid sequence MAIILRIWMSAVAYLASYLSRANFLSAPLVAGMLRRLVDWSLEYCKTKGGEMNPTSHRLFYSACQAIMYVLCFRMKSMMDVAWSKLHLLLIEPILNHKLSPLKVCLPSIIDEFCRQAEAACLFTSSEEFVFNYSLESEHSRAFGGVERLDMFFPFDPCLLRKCDRYIRRHFVYWSMVRPPYDDDDEGSIDEDVAEQELDLDVSKMSITPRNSMAYWMQDRLEEPRGMPARIRPSTSPESL; translated from the exons ATGGctattattttgagaatttg GATGAGTGCTGTTGCTTATCTTGCTAGTTATTTGTCTCGTGCAAATTTTCTGTCAGCTCCTTTGGTTGCTGGCATGTTGAGAAG GCTGGTAGATTGGTCTTTGGAATATTGCAAAACGAAAGGTGGTGAAATGAACCCAACATCCCATAGACTTTTCTACTCTGCATGccag GCGATCATGTATGTGCTCTGCTTCCGAATGAAATCAATGATGGATGTTGCTTGGTCCAAATTACATCTTCTCTTAATAGAGCCAATCTTGAATCATAAATTGAGCCCATTGAAG GTTTGTCTGCCTTCCATTATAGATGAATTTTGCCGACAAGCAGAAGCAGCTTGTCTATTCACCTCATCTGAGGAATTTGTTTTTAACTACTCACTGGAGTCAGAACATTCAAGGGCTTTCGGTGGGGTGGAAAGGCTTGACATGTTCTTCCCATTTGACCCATGTTTGCTGAGAAAATGTGACAG ATACATCCGGCGACATTTCGTGTATTGGTCAATGGTCAGACCTccatatgatgatgatgacgaaGGTAGTATTGATGAAGATGTTGCTGAGCAAGAGCTTGATCTGGATGTGAGCAAGATGTCCATAACACCCAGGAATTCGATGGCTTATTGGATGCAGGATAGATTAGAGGAGCCAAGAGGAATGCCTGCAAGAATCAGACCCTCGACAAGTCCAGAGTCTTTGTGA
- the LOC133857821 gene encoding abscisic acid receptor PYL8 produces the protein MNGNNNGIGNGGFSAVESEYIRRHHRHEPGENQCSSALVKHIKAPVHLVWSLVRRFDQPEKYKPFVSRCVAQGSLEIGSLREVDVKSGLPATTSTERLELLDDDEHILSMRIIGGDHRLRNYSSIISLHPEIIDGRPGTLVIESFVVDVPEGNTKDETCYFVQALIRCNLKSLADVSERRAVQDRTEPIDRI, from the exons ATGAATGGGAATAACAATGGGATTGGAAATGGTGGATTCAGCGCCGTGGAGTCGGAGTACATTCGGAGGCACCATCGCCACGAGCCCGGTGAGAACCAGTGTAGCTCCGCGCTTGTCAAGCACATCAAAGCCCCTGTTCACCtt GTTTGGTCCTTGGTGAGAAGATTCGATCAGCCAGAGAAATACAAGCCATTTGTCAGCAGGTGTGTTGCGCAGGGGAGCCTTGAGATTGGAAGTCTCAGAGAAGTTGATGTTAAATCTGGGCTTCCTGCCACTACAAGTACAGAAAGATTGGAACTTCTTGATGATGATGAGCATATACTAAGCATGAGGATAATTGGAGGGGATCATAGACTTAGG AACTACTCATCAATCATTTCCCTCCATCCGGAGATCATTGATGGAAGGCCAGGGACTCTGGTGATTGAGTCGTTTGTAGTAGATGTGCCTGAAGGAAACACGAAGGATGAGACTTGTTACTTTGTTCAGGCCTTGATCAGATGCAATCTCAAATCACTTGCTGACGTATCAGAACGGCGTGCGGTGCAGGATCGAACTGAACCCATTGATCGGATCTAA
- the LOC133857810 gene encoding ATP-dependent zinc metalloprotease FTSH 11, chloroplastic/mitochondrial translates to MTTTLQAFLLCKPSLSPSSSSSSKRFHLPRCSSNSSSLSFNPLSLSTFTSSTFHISRFCPRTLSVPCTLRPESADFDSERLDFSDTNSVSDSKDLNFKDFGGGSSSFNGNSTVSDFGNSKVDELGGGSSEIEVKSEFGEVGLGNGEVGSEGKSGKVEESDGKGENLSESEGKGGSLSEIKNRIPFMVFLMGMWVRVKKGFEKVLEWEWLSWWPFWRQEKRLERLIAEADANPKDVAKQSALLTELNKHSPESVIKRFEQRDHAVDSRGVAEYLRALVVTNAIAEYLPDEETGKPSSLPTLLQELKQRASGNSDEPFLNPGISEKQPLHVVMVEQKVSNKSRFAQELISTILFTVAVGLVWLMGAAALQKYIGSLGGIGTSGVGPSSSYAPKELNRDVMPEKNVKTFKDVKGCDDAKQELEEVVEYLKNPSKFTRLGGKLPKGILLTGAPGTGKTLLAKAIAGEAGVPFFYRAGSEFEEMFVGVGARRVRSLFQAAKKKAPCIIFIDEIDAVGSTRKQWEGHTKKTLHQLLVEMDGFEQNEGIILMAATNLPDILDPALTRPGRFDRHIVVPNPDVRGRQEILELYLQDKPLADNVDVKAIARGTPGFNGADLANLVNIAAIKAAVEGAEKLTASQLEFAKDRIIMGTERRTMFVSEESKKLTAYHESGHAIVAFNTEGAHPIHKATIMPRGSALGMVTQLPSSDETSISKKQLLARLDVCMGGRVAEELIFGQDHVTTGASSDLHTATELAHYMVSNCGMSDAIGPVHIKERPSSEMQSRIDAEVVKLLREAYDRVKALLKKHEKALHALASALLEYETLGAEEIKRTLLPYREGRLPEQQEEQQEEGDLVLA, encoded by the exons ATGACCACTACTCTGCAAGCGTTTCTTCTCTGCAAACCCTCGCTTtcaccctcttcttcttcttcttccaaacgTTTTCATCTTCCTCGCTGTTCTTCtaattcttcttctctctctttcaatcccctctctctctctacgttCACTTCCTCAACTTTCCATATATCCCGATTCTGTCCCCGGACTCTATCGGTTCCTTGCACATTACGCCCCGAAAGTGCGGATTTCGATTCCGAAAGATTGGATTTTTCTGATACGAATTCGGTTTCCGATTCCAAAGATTTGAATTTCAAGGATTTTGGTGGTGGGAGTTCGAGTTTCAATGGGAATAGTACGGTTTCCGACTTTGGAAACTCGAAAGTTGATGAATTGGGCGGTGGGAGTTCGGAGATTGAGGTGAAGAGTGAGTTTGGAGAGGTGGGTTTAGGGAATGGGGAAGTGGGTAGTGAGGGAAAGAGTGGGAAAGTGGAAGAAAGTGACGGAAAGGGTGAGAATTTGAGTGAAAGTGAAGGAAAGGGTGGGAGTTTGAGTGAGATAAAGAATAGAATACCTTTTATGGTGTTCTTGATGGGGATGTGGGTAAGGGTGAAAAAAGGATTTGAGAAGGTCTTGGAGTGGGAATGGTTGAGTTGGTGGCCCTTTTGGAGGCAGGAAAAGCGGTTGGAGAGGTTGATTGCGGAGGCGGATGCCAACCCGAAAGACGTGGCGAAGCAGAGTGCTCTGCTGACCGAGCTCAATAAACACAG TCCAGAGTCTGTCATCAAACGATTTGAACAAAGGGATCATGCAGTAGACAGTAGAGGAGTTGCAGAATATCTTCGAGCTCTTGTGGTCACCAATGCTATTGCTGAATATCTTCCAGATGAGGAGACTGGGAAGCCTTCTAGTCTTCCTACATTG TTGCAAGAGTTAAAGCAGCGTGCATCAGGTAACTCAGATGAGCCCTTTCTGAACCCTGGCATATCTGAGAAGCAACCGTTGCATGTCGTGATG GTCGAACAGAAAGTGTCAAACAAATCACGATTCGCGCAAGAGCTTATCTCAACTATCTTGTTTACTGTAGCTGTTGGATTAGTATG gttGATGGGTGCTGCTGCACTTCAAAAGTACATAGGGAGCTTGGGTGGTATAGGAACATCAGGCGTTGGACCAAGTTCTTCCTATGCCCCGAAGGAGCTAAATAGAGATGTTATGCCAGAGAAG AATGTTAAAACATTTAAGGATGTCAAAGGTTGTGATGATGCAAAGCAGGAGCTTGAGGAAGTAGTGGAGTATCTAAAAAACCCATCTAAATTTACTCGCCTTGGGGGGAAGTTGCCAAAG GGAATTCTTTTGACAGGAGCACCTGGAACTGGAAAAACTCTACTTGCCAAG GCCATTGCTGGAGAAGCTGGGGTACCTTTTTTCTATAGAGCAGGATCTGAATTTGAGGAAAT GTTCGTTGGTGTTGGTGCCCGGCGCGTAAGATCCTTATTCCAAGCTGCTAAGAAAAAG GCTCCTTGTATAATTTTCATCGATGAAATAGATGCTGTTGGATCCACAAGAAAACAATGGGAAGGCCATACAAAGAAAACATTGCATCAGCTACTTGTCGAAATGGATGGCTTTGAACAGAATGAG GGAATAATTTTAATGGCTGCAACAAACTTGCCTGATATTCTTGATCCAGCTTTAACAAGGCCTGGTAGATTTGATAGGCAT ATTGTTGTTCCAAATCCAGATGTACGAGGTCGTCAAGAGATATTGGAGCTCTATCTACAGGATAAACCATTGGCTGACAATGTAGATGTTAAAGCAATTGCTCGTGGTACGCCAGGATTCAATGGGGCAG ATCTTGCAAACTTGGTTAATATTGCTGCCATCAAAGCTGCTGTTGAAGGTGCAGAAAAGCTAACAGCTTCTCAACTGGAATTTGCAAAAGACAGGATTATTATGGGTACAGAGCGGAGAACAATGTTCGTATCAGAAGAGTCAAAGAAG CTCACTGCATACCATGAGAGTGGCCATGCGATTGTTGCCTTCAATACAGAGGGCGCACATCCAATACACAAGGCAACGATTATGCCACGTGGATCTGCTTTAGGAATGGTCACCCAGCTTCCTTCGAGTGATGAGACATCAATTAGCAAGAAGCAGTTATTAGCCCGTCTTGATGTTTGTATGGGAGGAAGAGTTGCAGAAGAGCTTATCTTTGGTCAGGATCATGTCACAACAGGAGCGAGTAGTGATCTTCACACAGCTACAGAGTTAGCCCACTATATG GTATCAAATTGTGGGATGAGTGATGCAATTGGTCCAGTTCACATCAAAGAGCGGCCAAGTTCAGAAATGCAATCACGTATTGACGCAGAA GTGGTGAAACTCCTAAGAGAAGCATATGATCGCGTAAAAGCCTTGCTAAAGAAG CATGAGAAGGCATTGCATGCACTGGCAAGTGCACTTTTAGAGTATGAAACACTTGGTGCTGAAGAAATAAAGCGCACGCTTCTTCCTTACCGTGAAGGCCGGCTGCCGGAGCAACAGGAAGAACAACAAGAAGAGGGGGACCTTGTATTGGCTTAA